One Punica granatum isolate Tunisia-2019 chromosome 3, ASM765513v2, whole genome shotgun sequence genomic window carries:
- the LOC116198917 gene encoding putative methyltransferase DDB_G0268948 — MFVPSWTTDSEQEGEWEKVMAGLFDKQAEVYAKARPTYPRELYEKLAALTPGHTLAWDVGTGNGQAAIGVAQHYEQVIATDVSESQLKHAMPHPRVQYIHTPLSLSDEELVTTLGGENSIDLITVATAAHWFDLPMFYSLVDRLLRKPGGLVAVWTYQGFEVSPTFDPILKRFTDTTMPYWKPNAQYVFDQYRTLPFPFESVGLGSEGSPYMMELHKEISFDGFMQLLKSVSAVTTAKEHGIDLLSEEVVKEFERAWGGPTLVRSVMCKLFMLTGRARI; from the exons ATGTTCGTACCCAGCTGGACGACCGATTCTGAACAGGAGGGGGAGTGGGAGAAGGTCATGGCAGGTTTGTTCGACAAGCAAGCAGAAGTGTACGCCAAGGCGAGACCGACTTACCCTAGGGAGCTGTACGAGAAGCTAGCTGCTCTCACCCCTGGCCACACCTTGGCTTGGGATGTCGGCACCGGCAATGGCCAGGCAGCAATCGGG GTAGCTCAACACTATGAGCAGGTGATCGCGACGGACGTGAGCGAGTCGCAGCTGAAGCATGCGATGCCACACCCACGAGTTCAATACATTCACACTCCCCTGTCCCTCTCCGACGAAGAACTAGTGACAACTTTAGGGGGCGAGAACTCAATCGACTTGATCACAGTGGCTACAGCTGCTCATTGGTTCGACCTCCCGATGTTCTACTCCCTCGTGGACCGGCTTCTGCGCAAGCCCGGAGGCCTAGTGGCTGTCTGGACCTACCAGGGGTTCGAAGTGAGCCCAACCTTCGATCCAATCCTAAAACGATTCACCGACACGACTATGCCTTATTGGAAGCCGAATGCTCAATACGTGTTCGACCAGTACAGGACACTCCCATTTCCTTTCGAGAGCGTGGGTCTGGGCTCTGAGGGGAGCCCGTATATGATGGAGCTGCACAAGGAGATCTCGTTCGATGGGTTCATGCAGTTACTGAAGTCGGTATCTGCGGTCACCACAGCAAAAGAACATGGCATTGATCTGTTGTCCGAGGAGGTCGTGAAGGAGTTCGAGCGGGCTTGGGGTGGACCCACGCTAGTGAGGTCCGTCATGTGTAAGCTTTTTATGCTAACAGGAAGAGCGAGGATATAA
- the LOC116200856 gene encoding putative methyltransferase DDB_G0268948: MAGNLSDKQAEVYAKTRPTYPRELYEKLAALTPGHALAWDVGTGNGQAAIGVAQHYERVIATDVSESQLKHAMPHPRVQYIHTPLSLSDEELVTMLGGKNSIDLITVAQAVHWFDLPKFYSLVDRLLRKPGGLVAVWAYQGFKVSPTFDPILKRFIDTVMPYCNPNSQYVFNQYKTLPFPFESVGLGSEGNPYMMELHKEISFNGLVQLLKSVPAVTTAKEHGIDLLSKEVMEEFERDWGGPTLVKSVVCEIFMLTGRARM, translated from the exons ATGGCAGGTAATTTGTCCGATAAGCAAGCAGAAGTGTACGCCAAGACGAGACCGACTTACCCTAGGGAGCTGTATGAGAAGCTAGCTGCTCTCACCCCTGGGCACGCCTTGGCTTGGGATGTCGGCACGGGCAACGGCCAGGCAGCGATCGGA GTAGCTCAACACTACGAGCGAGTGATCGCGACAGACGTGAGCGAATCCCAGCTGAAGCATGCGATGCCACACCCACGAGTTCAATACATTCACACACCCCTGTCCCTCTCCGACGAAGAACTAGTGACAATGTTAGGGGGCAAGAACTCAATCGACTTGATCACAGTGGCTCAAGCCGTTCATTGGTTCGACCTCCCGAAGTTCTACTCCCTCGTGGACCGGCTTCTGCGCAAGCCAGGAGGCCTAGTGGCTGTCTGGGCCTACCAGGGGTTCAAAGTGAGCCCAACCTTCGATCCAATCCTAAAACGATTTATCGACACGGTTATGCCTTATTGCAACCCGAATTCTCAATACGTGTTCAACCAGTACAAGACGCTCCCATTTCCTTTCGAGAGCGTGGGTCTGGGCTCTGAGGGGAACCCATATATGATGGAGCTGCACAAGGAGATCTCGTTCAATGGGCTCGTGCAGTTACTGAAGTCGGTGCCAGCGGTCACCACAGCAAAAGAACATGGCATTGATCTGTTGTCCAAGGAGGTCATGGAGGAGTTCGAGCGGGATTGGGGCGGACCCACGCTAGTGAAGTCCGTCGTGTGTGAGATTTTTATGCTAACGGGAAGAGCGAGGATGTAA